The window AGGGTAGCAGAATTAGTAGATGAGGGAACTTGGTATCCTTTAAATAGTTTATATAATCCTGAAGACTTTGAAACTGGAACTGGTATAGTAAAAGGATTAGGAAGAATTGGAGGAAAATGGGCAGTAGTTGTAGCATCTGATAATAAGAAAATAGTTGGGGCTTGGGTTCCAGGGCAAGCAGACAACTTATTAAGAGCATCAGATACAGCCAAATGTTTAGGAATCCCTTTAGTTTATGTACTAAATTGTAGTGGTGTTAAACTTGATGAGCAAGAAAAAGTTTATGCAAATAGAAGAGGTGGAGGAACTCCATTTTTCCGTAATGCAGAATTACAACAATTAGGAATTCCAGTAATAGTTGGAATTTATGGAACAAATCCAGCAGGTGGTGGATATCATAGTATTAGTCCAACAATATTGATAGCTCATAAAGATGCTAATATGGCAGTTGGAGGAGCAGGAATTGTTGGAGGAATGAATCCTAAAGGATATATAGATATGGAAGGAGCTATTCAAATAGCTGAAGCTACAATAGCTGCTAAAAAAGTTGAAGTTCCAGGTACTGTTCATGTTCACTATGATAAAACTGGTTTCTTCAGAGAAGTTTATGATGATGAAATTGGTGTTATAGATGGAATAAAAAAATATATGGATTACCTACCAGCTTATGATTTAGAATTTTTTAGAGTTGATGAACCAACTGAACCAGCACTTGATCCAAATGATTTGTATTCAATAATTCCAATGAATCAAAAGAAAATTTACAATATCTATGATGTAATTGGACGTCTATTTGATAACAGTGAATTTTCTGAATATAAAAAAGGATATGGACCAGAAGTTGTAACAGGACTTGCTAAAGTTGATGGACTACTGATAGGAGTTGTTGCAAATGCACAAGGACTTCTTATGAATTATCCTGAATACAGAGAAAAATCAGTAGGTATTGGTGGAAAATTATATCGTCAAGGGTTAATTAAAATGAATGAATTTGTAACTCTTTGCTCAAGAGACAGATTACCAATAGTTTGGCTACAAGATACAAGTGGTATAGATGTAGGAAATCCTGCTGAAGAAGCTGAATTGTTAGGATTAGGACAATCTCTAATTTATTCAATAGAAAATTCACATATACCTCAAATAGAAATTACTATTAGAAAAGGTTCAGCAGCAGCTCACTATGTATTAGGAGGACCACAAGGTAATAATACAAATGCTTTCTCTTTAGGAACAGCAGCAACAG is drawn from Fusobacterium simiae and contains these coding sequences:
- a CDS encoding acyl-CoA carboxylase subunit beta — encoded protein: MNYSMPKYFQNMPQVGNSLANIDEANENAVREIEEAIAQSIQAMQDSGTPDEKIHDKGQMTALERVAELVDEGTWYPLNSLYNPEDFETGTGIVKGLGRIGGKWAVVVASDNKKIVGAWVPGQADNLLRASDTAKCLGIPLVYVLNCSGVKLDEQEKVYANRRGGGTPFFRNAELQQLGIPVIVGIYGTNPAGGGYHSISPTILIAHKDANMAVGGAGIVGGMNPKGYIDMEGAIQIAEATIAAKKVEVPGTVHVHYDKTGFFREVYDDEIGVIDGIKKYMDYLPAYDLEFFRVDEPTEPALDPNDLYSIIPMNQKKIYNIYDVIGRLFDNSEFSEYKKGYGPEVVTGLAKVDGLLIGVVANAQGLLMNYPEYREKSVGIGGKLYRQGLIKMNEFVTLCSRDRLPIVWLQDTSGIDVGNPAEEAELLGLGQSLIYSIENSHIPQIEITIRKGSAAAHYVLGGPQGNNTNAFSLGTAATEVYVMNGETAASAMYSRRLAKDYKAGKDLQPTIDKMNQLINEYTAKSRPAYCAKTGMVDEIVPLYDLRGYIQAFTNAVYQNPKSICAFHQMILPRAIREFETYTKK